In Desulfosediminicola ganghwensis, a single window of DNA contains:
- the serC gene encoding 3-phosphoserine/phosphohydroxythreonine transaminase, translated as MPERVFNFSPGPATLPYEVLQQASKDIVNFKDSGIGLIEISHRSKEFMAVIEDAESLLRELMAIPDNYKVLFLQGGASSQFFMVPMNLMVGKKATYLNTGTWSKKAIKEAKLFGDVDVAFSSEEDSFNRVPKQQEYSVADDSEFLYFVSNNTIYGTQFHEMPETEKMLVCDMSSDILARKIDVSKFGLIFAGAQKNLGPAGVTLVIIREDLLGKAPESTPTMLNYKTHADKGSMFNTPPTFPIYIVAEVLKWLKAKGGVTEMEKINREKAALIYTAIDATDYYRGHSDADSRSIMNISFNLPTAELEAKFIAEAAEIGLNGLKGHRSIGGCRASIYNAFPREGVVKLVEFMKEFEAKNPA; from the coding sequence ATGCCAGAGAGAGTCTTTAATTTCAGTCCAGGGCCCGCCACCCTTCCCTACGAAGTTCTGCAGCAGGCAAGCAAAGATATTGTCAATTTCAAGGATTCAGGTATCGGACTCATCGAAATCAGCCATCGCTCAAAAGAGTTCATGGCAGTTATCGAAGATGCCGAATCGCTTTTGCGCGAGCTTATGGCGATTCCCGATAACTACAAAGTACTCTTTCTTCAGGGCGGAGCTTCAAGCCAATTTTTTATGGTGCCGATGAATCTTATGGTTGGGAAAAAGGCAACTTATCTCAATACCGGCACCTGGTCAAAAAAGGCCATTAAAGAGGCAAAGCTTTTCGGTGATGTCGATGTGGCATTTTCCAGTGAAGAGGATAGTTTCAATCGCGTGCCAAAGCAGCAGGAATACAGTGTCGCAGATGATTCAGAATTTCTCTATTTTGTCTCGAACAACACCATCTACGGCACCCAGTTTCATGAGATGCCGGAAACTGAAAAGATGCTTGTTTGTGATATGTCTTCCGACATTCTTGCCCGAAAGATAGATGTTTCCAAATTCGGTCTTATATTTGCGGGTGCCCAGAAAAATCTTGGGCCGGCTGGTGTTACCTTGGTGATTATCAGGGAAGATCTTCTTGGTAAAGCACCTGAGAGTACGCCTACCATGCTGAACTATAAGACCCATGCGGATAAAGGGTCTATGTTCAATACCCCCCCTACTTTTCCCATTTACATAGTGGCTGAAGTATTGAAATGGCTGAAGGCTAAGGGTGGTGTCACGGAGATGGAGAAAATCAATCGGGAAAAGGCAGCTCTCATCTATACTGCTATTGATGCCACTGACTATTATCGTGGTCATTCAGATGCTGATTCACGATCAATCATGAATATTTCTTTCAACCTTCCCACGGCTGAACTTGAAGCAAAATTTATCGCCGAAGCAGCCGAAATCGGACTTAACGGACTCAAGGGCCACCGCTCCATAGGTGGATGTCGTGCTTCCATATATAATGCATTCCCAAGGGAAGGCGTTGTCAAACTGGTTGAGTTTATGAAAGAGTTTGAGGCAAAAAATCCCGCATAA